One Amblyomma americanum isolate KBUSLIRL-KWMA chromosome 8, ASM5285725v1, whole genome shotgun sequence DNA window includes the following coding sequences:
- the LOC144101592 gene encoding uncharacterized protein LOC144101592, producing MSQFSGRNVGNVNIEETVANIFEETFWRVSKRSNGLAFDRLYGESERRVLRELANTHKSVIECKKSDGASLEKKKKTWKLLTEQYNCRTDVRHRTEAQLRKCWDNLKEKWRRAKAADMKAIFGTGGGPPPPSQLDNELHHVGDVASHMGTRVDNPFDSDGSRYSNSGPLQRTPTAATLLEATQSEPQAEADEFDFSWGRATDSSQAESGEAAEVAEVAPDDQEAYSNQDLQEQQCSDEEHNTPMLATTWEAILPATQPAGYQRRKAAPAPNESVLATELSSRLEAVVADNKRKRKEHVLRVKHMKAQHELHMKHTVEMHALQSANKKAKMQLLQMKTAALKKDLNIE from the exons ATGTCGCAGTTTTCTGGTCGGAACGTGGGCAATGTCAACATTGAAG AAACAGTCGCCAACATATTTGAGGAAACCTTTTGGCGGGTGAGCAAACGTTCCAATGGCCTGGCGTTCGACAGACTCTATGGTGAG agcgagcgccgcgtccTGAGGGAGTTGGCAAACACGCACAAGTCTGTGATCGAATGCAAAAAGAGCGACGGGGCCTCCctggagaaaaagaagaagaccTGGAAGCTGCTCACTGAGCAGTACAACTGCCGCACCGACGTTCGGCACCGCACTGAGGCCCAGCTGCGCAAGTGCTGGGACAACTTAAAAGAAAAGTGGCGAAGAGCGAAGGCAGCAGACATGAAAGCGATTTTCGGCACAG GGGGCGGCCCGCCACCACCCAGCCAGCTGGACAACGAATTACACCACGTTGGAGACGTGGCGTCCCATATGGGAACGAGGGTAGATAACCCTTTTGACAGTGACGGCAGCCGCTACAGCAACAGCGGGCCATTGCAGCGCACCCCGACCGCTGCCACACTGCTGGAGGCGACGCAGTCCGAGCCACAGGCGGAGGCTGATG AGTTCGACTTCTCATGGGGTCGAGCAACGGACAGCAGTCAAGCTGAAAGTGGCGAGGCTGCTGAGGTTGCCGAGGTTGCCCCAGACGACCAGGAGGCCTACAGCAACCAGGACCTGCAGGAGCAACAGTGCAGCGACGAAGAGCACAATACGCCGATGCTGGCCACCACTTGGGAAGCCATTCTTCCTGCTACACAGCCGGCTGGCTATCAGCGACGGAAGGCTGCGCCTGCCCCAAATGAGTCTGTGCTTGCCACAGAGCTGAGTTCCCGTCTTGAGGCTGTGGTAGCAGAcaacaaacgaaaaagaaaagaacatgtGTTAAGGGTGAAGCACATGAAGGCACAGCATGAGCTGCACATGAAGCACACAGTGGAGATGCATGCACTCCAGAGTGCGAACAAAAAGGCTAAAATGCAACTTCTGCAGATGAAAACTGCTGCGTTGAAGAAAGACCTCAACATAGAATAA